A single region of the Drosophila miranda strain MSH22 chromosome 2, D.miranda_PacBio2.1, whole genome shotgun sequence genome encodes:
- the LOC108157310 gene encoding uncharacterized protein LOC108157310 isoform X2: MENAFIKRRSLTLSTRLLHKRHSASPQNCGRPGSGHDVTMDAPGSPSSIVDTLDDVEGTPPNKKSLNLDDSVDFSPRMDISLSPNCLFSQTLATESPEVGWRWNRNSNASVNPNKVNTTTDSGFDSAELTAGKLKDRRRQQTMKGEYRRNQQDSDLWRAKQIRARELLKERCDKLHRQLDQVAVSETPRPAPAMAPVAARTRSASKRPPPAPDPAFADFLNDSETDMFLLEASQQLESKMETQETRSTATTTTPTSHHKAKRPSFYMKFLEDESESEDWLTALEEAVDQATMPKKPRTSLQRYKSMPATGDTSAVKSGARASNGSAAGPSTSSGLSSLTETPRIKRHASSHALSPATSHARGKLFGSRK; the protein is encoded by the exons ATGGAAAACGCGTTTATAAAAAGGCGTTCGCTGACGCTCAGCACGCGGTTGCTGCACAAACGCCACAGCG CCTCACCGCAAAACTGCGGGCGCCCTGGCAGCGGACACGATGTGACAATGGATGCACCTGGCTCTCCCTCGTCTATTGTGGACACACTAGACGATGTGGAGGGCACGCCCCCCAACAAGAAGTCGTTGAATCTCGACGATAGCGTCGACTTCTCGCCGCGCATGGACATCAGCCTGTCGCCCAACTGCCTCTTCTCGCAGACGCTGGCCACCGAGAGTCCGGAGGTCGGCTGGCGTTGGAACCGCAACAGCAACGCCAGCGTGAATCCCAACAAGGTTAACACGACAACAGACAGCGGCTTCGATTCCGCAGAGCTGACTGCCGGAAAACTAAAGGATCGCCGCAGGCAGCAGACGATGAAAGGGGAGTACCGCCGCAATCAGCAGGACAGCGACCTGTGGCGCGCGAAGCAAATACGCGCACGAGAGCTGCTCAAGGAGCGATGCGACAAGCTGCACAGGCAGCTGGACCAAGTGGCAGTGTCTGAGACGCCCAGGCCAGCGCCAGCGATGGCTCCTGTGGCGGCCCGCACTCGGTCTGCCAGCAAAAGACCTCCTCCAGCACCGGACCCAGCGTTTGCAGACTTTCTCAATGACTCGGAAACGGACATGTTCCTGCTCGAGGCCTCGCAGCAGCTGGAGTCGAAGATGGAGACCCAAGAGACCAGATCGACAGCAACAACCACCACACCCACCAGCCATCACAAGGCGAAGCGGCCCTCGTTCTACATGAAGTTTTTGGAAGatgagagcgagagcgaggaCTGGCTGACGGCCCTCGAGGAGGCTGTCGATCAGGCGACCATGCCCAAGAAGCCGCGCACCTCGTTGCAGCGCTACAAATCGATGCCCGCAACTGGGGACACATCTGCCGTGAAGAGTGGGGCCAGAGCTAGCAATGGATCTGCCGCAGGCCCCAGCACATCGTCGGGATTGTCCAGCCTGACGGAGACGCCACGCATCAAGCGACATGCCAGCTCGCACGCGCTGTCCCCGGCCACGTCGCATG CGCGCGGCAAACTTTTTGGCAGCCGGAAATGA
- the LOC108157310 gene encoding uncharacterized protein LOC108157310 isoform X1, with amino-acid sequence MENAFIKRRSLTLSTRLLHKRHSVFPTASPQNCGRPGSGHDVTMDAPGSPSSIVDTLDDVEGTPPNKKSLNLDDSVDFSPRMDISLSPNCLFSQTLATESPEVGWRWNRNSNASVNPNKVNTTTDSGFDSAELTAGKLKDRRRQQTMKGEYRRNQQDSDLWRAKQIRARELLKERCDKLHRQLDQVAVSETPRPAPAMAPVAARTRSASKRPPPAPDPAFADFLNDSETDMFLLEASQQLESKMETQETRSTATTTTPTSHHKAKRPSFYMKFLEDESESEDWLTALEEAVDQATMPKKPRTSLQRYKSMPATGDTSAVKSGARASNGSAAGPSTSSGLSSLTETPRIKRHASSHALSPATSHARGKLFGSRK; translated from the exons ATGGAAAACGCGTTTATAAAAAGGCGTTCGCTGACGCTCAGCACGCGGTTGCTGCACAAACGCCACAGCG TTTTTCCAACAGCCTCACCGCAAAACTGCGGGCGCCCTGGCAGCGGACACGATGTGACAATGGATGCACCTGGCTCTCCCTCGTCTATTGTGGACACACTAGACGATGTGGAGGGCACGCCCCCCAACAAGAAGTCGTTGAATCTCGACGATAGCGTCGACTTCTCGCCGCGCATGGACATCAGCCTGTCGCCCAACTGCCTCTTCTCGCAGACGCTGGCCACCGAGAGTCCGGAGGTCGGCTGGCGTTGGAACCGCAACAGCAACGCCAGCGTGAATCCCAACAAGGTTAACACGACAACAGACAGCGGCTTCGATTCCGCAGAGCTGACTGCCGGAAAACTAAAGGATCGCCGCAGGCAGCAGACGATGAAAGGGGAGTACCGCCGCAATCAGCAGGACAGCGACCTGTGGCGCGCGAAGCAAATACGCGCACGAGAGCTGCTCAAGGAGCGATGCGACAAGCTGCACAGGCAGCTGGACCAAGTGGCAGTGTCTGAGACGCCCAGGCCAGCGCCAGCGATGGCTCCTGTGGCGGCCCGCACTCGGTCTGCCAGCAAAAGACCTCCTCCAGCACCGGACCCAGCGTTTGCAGACTTTCTCAATGACTCGGAAACGGACATGTTCCTGCTCGAGGCCTCGCAGCAGCTGGAGTCGAAGATGGAGACCCAAGAGACCAGATCGACAGCAACAACCACCACACCCACCAGCCATCACAAGGCGAAGCGGCCCTCGTTCTACATGAAGTTTTTGGAAGatgagagcgagagcgaggaCTGGCTGACGGCCCTCGAGGAGGCTGTCGATCAGGCGACCATGCCCAAGAAGCCGCGCACCTCGTTGCAGCGCTACAAATCGATGCCCGCAACTGGGGACACATCTGCCGTGAAGAGTGGGGCCAGAGCTAGCAATGGATCTGCCGCAGGCCCCAGCACATCGTCGGGATTGTCCAGCCTGACGGAGACGCCACGCATCAAGCGACATGCCAGCTCGCACGCGCTGTCCCCGGCCACGTCGCATG CGCGCGGCAAACTTTTTGGCAGCCGGAAATGA
- the LOC108156731 gene encoding protein YIF1B-A isoform X2, translating to MNYNPNAGMRNRKWENSQGGGRPRPNKRISDMNAMGPSAPMMGGPTFMPPTAGPGMLDPNMYGGGPAAAAPSTSYNFNVAPSQQPLQQPQQQHYQPQQQQTPQNYQQPQQQSFGYAPPQQGGAPPPYGMGAPQAGPGAGVPPGGQFPQFAMLQQPIMQDMAMEYGQRLADQGRQIVENQFERWVPVAKLRYYFAVDNAYVGRKLRLLFFPYIHKDWSLKYDQEHPVQPRYDVNAPDLYLPTMGYITYVIVAGLLLGMQKRFSPEQLGIQASSAMAYSIFELVIYSIALYVMNIKTSLKTLDLLAFTGYKYVNIVACLMFSTLFYRSGYFIALAYTSFSFGFFLLRTLRTKLLQDSAPAVSSNAINYDPYSNPQELDYSGGRKRKLYFLFMVVAGQAVLAFLLSKHLYLPESEALLPVPKAL from the exons ATGAACTACAATCCAAATGCGGGTATGCGGAATCGTAAGTGGGAAAACT CACAAGGTGGCGGCCGCCCGCGGCCAAACAAGCGCATCAGCGACATGAATGCGATGGGCCCGTCGGCCCCGATGATGGGCGGACCAACGTTCATGCCCCCGACGGCCGGGCCCGGCATGTTGGACCCCAACATGTACGGCGGTGgcccagctgctgctgccccgtCGACTAGCTACAACTTCAACGTGGCACCATCTCAGCAGCCtctgcagcagccacagcagcagcattatcagccacagcagcaacagacgCCACAAAATTatcagcagccgcagcagcagagctTCGGCTATGCACCACCGCAACAGGGGGGAGCACCGCCGCCTTACGGCATGGGAGCACCGCAGGCAGGACCTGGGGCTGGCGTGCCTCCCGGTGGACAGTTTCCACAGTTCGCGATGCTCCAGCAGCCCATCATGCAGGACATGGCCATGGAGTACGGTCAGCGGCTGGCAGATCAAGGAAGGCAGATAGTGGAGAATCAGTTCGAGAGATGGGTGCCCGTGGCCAAGCTGAGGTACTACTTTGCCGTTGACAATGCCTACGTGGGACGCAAGCTGCGATTGCTCTTCTTTCCGTATATACACAAG GACTGGTCCTTGAAGTACGATCAAGAGCACccagtgcagccgaggtacgATGTGAATGCGCCCGATTTGTATCTTCCAACGATGGGCTACATCACATACGTGATTGTGGCCGGCCTGCTGTTGGGCATGCAGAAGCGATTCTCGCCCGAGCAGCTGGGCATCCAGGCCTCCAGTGCCATGGCCTACAGCATTTTCGAGCTGGTCATCTACTCGATAGCCCTGTATGTGATGAACATCAAGACGAGCCTCAAGACCCTGGATCTGCTGGCATTCACTGGCTACAAATACGTGAACATTGTGGCCTGCCTGATGTTCAGCACGCTGTTCTACAGGTCTGGCTACTTCATAGCCTTGGCCTACACCAGTTTCTCCTTTGGTTTCTTTCTG CTGCGAACGCTACGAACGAAACTGTTGCAAGACAGCGCGCCGGCTGTCTCCAGCAACGCCATCAACTATGATCCCTATAGCAATCCGCAGGAGCTCGACTACAGCGGCGGACGCAAGCGGAAGCTCTACTTTCTCTTCATGGTCGTGGCCGGGCAGGCTGTGCTTGCGTTTCTACTCTCGAAGCACTTATATCTACCCGAATCGGAGGCCCTATTGCCGGTGCCCAAGGCCCTGTAA
- the LOC108156731 gene encoding protein YIF1B-A isoform X1 encodes MNYNPNAGMRNRKWENCKEQATATQGGGRPRPNKRISDMNAMGPSAPMMGGPTFMPPTAGPGMLDPNMYGGGPAAAAPSTSYNFNVAPSQQPLQQPQQQHYQPQQQQTPQNYQQPQQQSFGYAPPQQGGAPPPYGMGAPQAGPGAGVPPGGQFPQFAMLQQPIMQDMAMEYGQRLADQGRQIVENQFERWVPVAKLRYYFAVDNAYVGRKLRLLFFPYIHKDWSLKYDQEHPVQPRYDVNAPDLYLPTMGYITYVIVAGLLLGMQKRFSPEQLGIQASSAMAYSIFELVIYSIALYVMNIKTSLKTLDLLAFTGYKYVNIVACLMFSTLFYRSGYFIALAYTSFSFGFFLLRTLRTKLLQDSAPAVSSNAINYDPYSNPQELDYSGGRKRKLYFLFMVVAGQAVLAFLLSKHLYLPESEALLPVPKAL; translated from the exons ATGAACTACAATCCAAATGCGGGTATGCGGAATCGTAAGTGGGAAAACTGTAAGGAACAAGCAACGGCAA CACAAGGTGGCGGCCGCCCGCGGCCAAACAAGCGCATCAGCGACATGAATGCGATGGGCCCGTCGGCCCCGATGATGGGCGGACCAACGTTCATGCCCCCGACGGCCGGGCCCGGCATGTTGGACCCCAACATGTACGGCGGTGgcccagctgctgctgccccgtCGACTAGCTACAACTTCAACGTGGCACCATCTCAGCAGCCtctgcagcagccacagcagcagcattatcagccacagcagcaacagacgCCACAAAATTatcagcagccgcagcagcagagctTCGGCTATGCACCACCGCAACAGGGGGGAGCACCGCCGCCTTACGGCATGGGAGCACCGCAGGCAGGACCTGGGGCTGGCGTGCCTCCCGGTGGACAGTTTCCACAGTTCGCGATGCTCCAGCAGCCCATCATGCAGGACATGGCCATGGAGTACGGTCAGCGGCTGGCAGATCAAGGAAGGCAGATAGTGGAGAATCAGTTCGAGAGATGGGTGCCCGTGGCCAAGCTGAGGTACTACTTTGCCGTTGACAATGCCTACGTGGGACGCAAGCTGCGATTGCTCTTCTTTCCGTATATACACAAG GACTGGTCCTTGAAGTACGATCAAGAGCACccagtgcagccgaggtacgATGTGAATGCGCCCGATTTGTATCTTCCAACGATGGGCTACATCACATACGTGATTGTGGCCGGCCTGCTGTTGGGCATGCAGAAGCGATTCTCGCCCGAGCAGCTGGGCATCCAGGCCTCCAGTGCCATGGCCTACAGCATTTTCGAGCTGGTCATCTACTCGATAGCCCTGTATGTGATGAACATCAAGACGAGCCTCAAGACCCTGGATCTGCTGGCATTCACTGGCTACAAATACGTGAACATTGTGGCCTGCCTGATGTTCAGCACGCTGTTCTACAGGTCTGGCTACTTCATAGCCTTGGCCTACACCAGTTTCTCCTTTGGTTTCTTTCTG CTGCGAACGCTACGAACGAAACTGTTGCAAGACAGCGCGCCGGCTGTCTCCAGCAACGCCATCAACTATGATCCCTATAGCAATCCGCAGGAGCTCGACTACAGCGGCGGACGCAAGCGGAAGCTCTACTTTCTCTTCATGGTCGTGGCCGGGCAGGCTGTGCTTGCGTTTCTACTCTCGAAGCACTTATATCTACCCGAATCGGAGGCCCTATTGCCGGTGCCCAAGGCCCTGTAA
- the LOC108156731 gene encoding protein YIF1B-A isoform X3: MNYNPNAGMRNPQGGGRPRPNKRISDMNAMGPSAPMMGGPTFMPPTAGPGMLDPNMYGGGPAAAAPSTSYNFNVAPSQQPLQQPQQQHYQPQQQQTPQNYQQPQQQSFGYAPPQQGGAPPPYGMGAPQAGPGAGVPPGGQFPQFAMLQQPIMQDMAMEYGQRLADQGRQIVENQFERWVPVAKLRYYFAVDNAYVGRKLRLLFFPYIHKDWSLKYDQEHPVQPRYDVNAPDLYLPTMGYITYVIVAGLLLGMQKRFSPEQLGIQASSAMAYSIFELVIYSIALYVMNIKTSLKTLDLLAFTGYKYVNIVACLMFSTLFYRSGYFIALAYTSFSFGFFLLRTLRTKLLQDSAPAVSSNAINYDPYSNPQELDYSGGRKRKLYFLFMVVAGQAVLAFLLSKHLYLPESEALLPVPKAL; the protein is encoded by the exons ATGAACTACAATCCAAATGCGGGTATGCGGAATC CACAAGGTGGCGGCCGCCCGCGGCCAAACAAGCGCATCAGCGACATGAATGCGATGGGCCCGTCGGCCCCGATGATGGGCGGACCAACGTTCATGCCCCCGACGGCCGGGCCCGGCATGTTGGACCCCAACATGTACGGCGGTGgcccagctgctgctgccccgtCGACTAGCTACAACTTCAACGTGGCACCATCTCAGCAGCCtctgcagcagccacagcagcagcattatcagccacagcagcaacagacgCCACAAAATTatcagcagccgcagcagcagagctTCGGCTATGCACCACCGCAACAGGGGGGAGCACCGCCGCCTTACGGCATGGGAGCACCGCAGGCAGGACCTGGGGCTGGCGTGCCTCCCGGTGGACAGTTTCCACAGTTCGCGATGCTCCAGCAGCCCATCATGCAGGACATGGCCATGGAGTACGGTCAGCGGCTGGCAGATCAAGGAAGGCAGATAGTGGAGAATCAGTTCGAGAGATGGGTGCCCGTGGCCAAGCTGAGGTACTACTTTGCCGTTGACAATGCCTACGTGGGACGCAAGCTGCGATTGCTCTTCTTTCCGTATATACACAAG GACTGGTCCTTGAAGTACGATCAAGAGCACccagtgcagccgaggtacgATGTGAATGCGCCCGATTTGTATCTTCCAACGATGGGCTACATCACATACGTGATTGTGGCCGGCCTGCTGTTGGGCATGCAGAAGCGATTCTCGCCCGAGCAGCTGGGCATCCAGGCCTCCAGTGCCATGGCCTACAGCATTTTCGAGCTGGTCATCTACTCGATAGCCCTGTATGTGATGAACATCAAGACGAGCCTCAAGACCCTGGATCTGCTGGCATTCACTGGCTACAAATACGTGAACATTGTGGCCTGCCTGATGTTCAGCACGCTGTTCTACAGGTCTGGCTACTTCATAGCCTTGGCCTACACCAGTTTCTCCTTTGGTTTCTTTCTG CTGCGAACGCTACGAACGAAACTGTTGCAAGACAGCGCGCCGGCTGTCTCCAGCAACGCCATCAACTATGATCCCTATAGCAATCCGCAGGAGCTCGACTACAGCGGCGGACGCAAGCGGAAGCTCTACTTTCTCTTCATGGTCGTGGCCGGGCAGGCTGTGCTTGCGTTTCTACTCTCGAAGCACTTATATCTACCCGAATCGGAGGCCCTATTGCCGGTGCCCAAGGCCCTGTAA
- the LOC108156731 gene encoding protein YIF1B-A isoform X4, which produces MNYNPNAAQGGGRPRPNKRISDMNAMGPSAPMMGGPTFMPPTAGPGMLDPNMYGGGPAAAAPSTSYNFNVAPSQQPLQQPQQQHYQPQQQQTPQNYQQPQQQSFGYAPPQQGGAPPPYGMGAPQAGPGAGVPPGGQFPQFAMLQQPIMQDMAMEYGQRLADQGRQIVENQFERWVPVAKLRYYFAVDNAYVGRKLRLLFFPYIHKDWSLKYDQEHPVQPRYDVNAPDLYLPTMGYITYVIVAGLLLGMQKRFSPEQLGIQASSAMAYSIFELVIYSIALYVMNIKTSLKTLDLLAFTGYKYVNIVACLMFSTLFYRSGYFIALAYTSFSFGFFLLRTLRTKLLQDSAPAVSSNAINYDPYSNPQELDYSGGRKRKLYFLFMVVAGQAVLAFLLSKHLYLPESEALLPVPKAL; this is translated from the exons ATGAACTACAATCCAAATGCGG CACAAGGTGGCGGCCGCCCGCGGCCAAACAAGCGCATCAGCGACATGAATGCGATGGGCCCGTCGGCCCCGATGATGGGCGGACCAACGTTCATGCCCCCGACGGCCGGGCCCGGCATGTTGGACCCCAACATGTACGGCGGTGgcccagctgctgctgccccgtCGACTAGCTACAACTTCAACGTGGCACCATCTCAGCAGCCtctgcagcagccacagcagcagcattatcagccacagcagcaacagacgCCACAAAATTatcagcagccgcagcagcagagctTCGGCTATGCACCACCGCAACAGGGGGGAGCACCGCCGCCTTACGGCATGGGAGCACCGCAGGCAGGACCTGGGGCTGGCGTGCCTCCCGGTGGACAGTTTCCACAGTTCGCGATGCTCCAGCAGCCCATCATGCAGGACATGGCCATGGAGTACGGTCAGCGGCTGGCAGATCAAGGAAGGCAGATAGTGGAGAATCAGTTCGAGAGATGGGTGCCCGTGGCCAAGCTGAGGTACTACTTTGCCGTTGACAATGCCTACGTGGGACGCAAGCTGCGATTGCTCTTCTTTCCGTATATACACAAG GACTGGTCCTTGAAGTACGATCAAGAGCACccagtgcagccgaggtacgATGTGAATGCGCCCGATTTGTATCTTCCAACGATGGGCTACATCACATACGTGATTGTGGCCGGCCTGCTGTTGGGCATGCAGAAGCGATTCTCGCCCGAGCAGCTGGGCATCCAGGCCTCCAGTGCCATGGCCTACAGCATTTTCGAGCTGGTCATCTACTCGATAGCCCTGTATGTGATGAACATCAAGACGAGCCTCAAGACCCTGGATCTGCTGGCATTCACTGGCTACAAATACGTGAACATTGTGGCCTGCCTGATGTTCAGCACGCTGTTCTACAGGTCTGGCTACTTCATAGCCTTGGCCTACACCAGTTTCTCCTTTGGTTTCTTTCTG CTGCGAACGCTACGAACGAAACTGTTGCAAGACAGCGCGCCGGCTGTCTCCAGCAACGCCATCAACTATGATCCCTATAGCAATCCGCAGGAGCTCGACTACAGCGGCGGACGCAAGCGGAAGCTCTACTTTCTCTTCATGGTCGTGGCCGGGCAGGCTGTGCTTGCGTTTCTACTCTCGAAGCACTTATATCTACCCGAATCGGAGGCCCTATTGCCGGTGCCCAAGGCCCTGTAA